The following proteins come from a genomic window of Catenulispora sp. GP43:
- a CDS encoding helix-turn-helix transcriptional regulator codes for MSCGRRLARGVAEQGGTTWDAVQAVHLHCGVTLLRAHRIAHNMTLAEVAERISDILRREGIDCGVVHQSVSRWEKQLDLPSHHFLNALCQLYETRTDRLGFGADYTRGGDSASGGAEGAAGADGAAVPLPPFQPSPLAPPTQRQNRAATSAVRTLEERTERSGYYINALPPSEFIEARMHDLAQVYGLLRTVRSEDSRKRLHRVEAKNAGFIAGRLGDVAELEEALGWFRLAQRAARQSGDVSLEAWVCAYLSYVHVCFRRSLDAGLGAARAAQSIAGPRPTPARVLGLLVEAGVHARRGRRRETLDAIREAEQVRDRLPSSATEADGIGASEYRLRWHQAHNLGALGEQRIAAELRHRALELPQAGPDLVGRAMLELDEAVMLLRKGEAEHGCEQIRQVWQSLPAEYRHGLVARRLTQIASEVPAAQRVLLGG; via the coding sequence GTGTCGTGCGGGCGGAGGCTCGCGCGGGGTGTCGCCGAACAGGGCGGCACGACGTGGGACGCGGTACAGGCGGTCCATCTGCACTGCGGGGTCACACTGCTGCGGGCGCACCGCATCGCGCACAACATGACCCTCGCCGAGGTCGCGGAGCGGATATCGGACATCCTGCGGCGCGAGGGGATCGACTGCGGCGTGGTGCACCAGAGCGTGTCCCGCTGGGAGAAGCAGCTGGATCTGCCCTCGCACCACTTCCTCAATGCGCTGTGTCAGCTGTACGAGACGCGGACCGATCGTCTCGGCTTCGGTGCCGACTACACACGCGGCGGGGACAGCGCATCTGGCGGCGCGGAAGGAGCGGCGGGAGCGGACGGAGCGGCGGTCCCGCTGCCGCCGTTCCAGCCGTCGCCCCTCGCACCGCCCACGCAGCGGCAGAACCGGGCGGCGACGTCCGCGGTCCGGACCCTCGAGGAACGGACCGAGCGCAGCGGGTACTACATCAACGCGCTGCCGCCGTCAGAGTTCATCGAAGCCCGGATGCACGATCTGGCCCAGGTCTACGGCCTGCTCCGCACGGTCCGCTCCGAGGACAGCCGCAAGCGCCTGCACCGGGTGGAGGCCAAGAACGCCGGCTTCATCGCCGGCCGCCTGGGCGACGTCGCCGAACTGGAGGAAGCCCTCGGCTGGTTCCGCCTGGCCCAGCGCGCGGCCCGCCAGTCGGGGGACGTGAGCCTGGAGGCGTGGGTCTGCGCGTACCTGTCGTACGTCCACGTCTGCTTCCGCCGCTCCCTCGACGCCGGCCTCGGCGCGGCCCGGGCCGCCCAATCGATCGCCGGCCCCCGCCCCACCCCGGCCCGCGTCCTGGGCCTCCTGGTCGAAGCCGGCGTCCACGCCCGCCGAGGCCGCCGCCGCGAGACCCTGGACGCCATCCGCGAAGCCGAACAAGTCCGCGACCGCCTCCCCAGCTCCGCGACCGAGGCCGACGGAATCGGCGCATCGGAATACCGCCTCCGCTGGCACCAGGCCCACAACCTGGGCGCCCTCGGCGAACAACGCATAGCCGCCGAACTCCGCCACCGCGCCCTGGAACTCCCCCAGGCGGGCCCCGACCTCGTCGGCCGCGCCATGCTGGAACTCGACGAAGCGGTGATGCTCCTCCGCAAGGGCGAGGCCGAACACGGCTGCGAGCAGATCCGCCAGGTGTGGCAGTCCCTCCCGGCCGAATACCGGCACGGCCTCGTGGCGCGCCGGCTCACGCAGATCGCGAGCGAGGTGCCGGCGGCGCAGCGGGTGCTGTTGGGGGGTTGA
- a CDS encoding class IV adenylate cyclase has translation MPIEAELKARVRDVPALLAALDRRAEREMVVCHDRYFDSPDGTFASAGHELRIRTVETDAGVRNLLTFRKSGADAASGSRPEYETTVGDADVAESIVLGLGYRPMVALWKQCSNYRWRQGGRDLLATVVTVPEIEGTFVELETVAEADGDLSAALDAARATLVELGIADHDLTTELYTDAVAAAMRASAA, from the coding sequence ATGCCGATCGAAGCCGAGCTGAAGGCCCGCGTCCGTGACGTGCCCGCGCTGCTGGCTGCGCTGGACAGGCGCGCTGAGCGGGAGATGGTCGTTTGCCACGACCGCTACTTCGACAGTCCTGATGGAACCTTCGCGTCGGCCGGGCACGAGTTGCGGATCCGGACCGTCGAGACCGATGCCGGTGTGCGGAATCTGCTGACGTTCCGGAAGTCCGGTGCCGACGCGGCCAGCGGCTCCCGGCCGGAGTACGAGACCACCGTCGGTGATGCCGACGTCGCCGAGTCGATCGTGCTGGGCCTCGGGTACCGGCCGATGGTCGCGTTGTGGAAGCAGTGCTCGAACTACCGGTGGCGGCAGGGTGGGCGGGATTTGCTGGCGACCGTCGTCACCGTGCCTGAGATCGAGGGGACGTTCGTCGAGTTGGAGACCGTCGCCGAGGCCGATGGGGACCTCTCGGCGGCGCTGGACGCGGCCCGGGCCACGCTCGTGGAGCTGGGTATCGCCGACCATGATCTGACCACTGAGCTCTACACCGACGCTGTCGCGGCGGCGATGAGGGCGTCCGCCGCGTAG